A stretch of DNA from Lysinibacillus sp. B2A1:
TTTAGAGAATTTACACAATGCGACGCCGATATTATTGGTTCAGACAGTTTATTAGCTGAAATCGATATTACATTAATGGCACATGAATTGATTAATAAGTTAGGAATAAAAAACTTTGTTTTGAAAATAAATCATAGACTGCTTATTCAAGCCTTAGCACTTAAAGTTGGTTTGAATACCAAAGAAGAACAGCTCGGATTGCAAAGAGCCTTAGATTATGCAGATAAAGTTTCAAAAGACGGATTACAAGGTATAAAAAATAAACTAATCGAAAATAAAATTCCATTATATATTGCTAATCAAATACTGATTGAGATTGAGGATTTTTCTAACCTTTTAGCTCAATATGAGGATTTACAAAATCAAATAAGTCAAATTGAAAAGTTCTTTAATTACTGTCTCTCTTCTACGAAGGCGACAGCCGATTTGAAATTTATACTTTCCTATTTACCAAAAAATGTTCAATCCAACATCAAAATTGATTTAACATTAGCAAGGGGAGCAGATTATTATACAGGCTATATATTAGAGGGTTTGGCTATTGACTCTGAAATTGGAGCAATTTTAGGTGGTGGGCGATACAATAATTTAGTTTCTGCTGTTGGCAATTTAAATGAACCAGGAGTTGGCTTAGCCTTTGGTTTAGAAAGATTATTATCAGTTTTGAAAAGCCTAGATTATATTAACAAAAATATATTACTGCCTCATAAAATATTGTTAGTTGATGCTAATGTAGAGTTCCATCCTAAGATTTTTCTTATCGCTCGTGAACTAAGAAAATACTATGATGTTGACATTTATTATAATCACACTCAATTTGAAGAAATAATTCATTTTGCTCAGGAAAATATGCATCAAATAATTATAGAACTTATTGGGAACCGTCCATTAATTCACTCTGTAATAGAAAATGAGACATTTAAACTGGAAGTAACCGATATTTTAAATAATTTGGATTTTATATAAAGATGAATTAATTCCCGAATCTTGCGTAATTCTTTTTTGTGATGATGTAAGATAGCTTAATTAAAAGATTTGGATATGAGTATTGCTTGAAACGAACCCTACTATATAGCTGATAGAAAACTTTACAAATCGAAAAGAATCTTTAGCACGAATTTTACAATTCATTTCATGTATCTAATAATTTGATTCTTCTCCAAAATAAAAATGTACATCACTAAAATTTAATTTTAGTAATGTACATTTTTATTTTGTGCAACATTATAACAAGTAGTAATGAAATAAATCATCTTGTACAATTACTTATTTTATAATGTTACAAAGTAAGTTCACTTTGTAATCGTTTAAAATTTACGACTTGCTCCGCCGCCAGCAGATGAACCTCCTCCAAATCCACCAAAGCCGCTACCGCCTGATCCTCGGCTGCCAAATCCACCTGGATAGCCTCCTCTGCCACCTGAGCGAGGTCCTCTTCCGCCACCATTAGAAAGAAAGGAATATAAAATAAGTACAATGACAACAAGGGCAATAATCATCCATGTTGGCATCTCTTTATCCTTAGTTGAAATTGTAGGTGTCTCTCCCTCCCAATTATATTCCTCTGCAACAGTTTGATATATTTCAGCATACGTTGCTTTAAATGCTTGATCAATGTCACCAGCACTTGCATTTGGATAAAACGCTGTATCTAAAATCCGGCCAAGCTTACCATCCGGCAATGCTCCTTCAAGCCCCTGACCTACTGCAATAACGGCATCATTATTGCCTTCGCCCTGACCAAATGTTGCTAATAGTAAAACACCGTTATTTTTTTGTGCATCACCAATTCCCCATGAGCGAATCATCTTCGTCGCATACATTTTTGGGTCCTGTCCATTAATGGATTCGACAGTGACAACCATTATTTCGGCACCTGTCCCTTTGTCTAGCTGTTCTGAAAAACGATTAAGCTCTTCTTCTACTGAAGAAGATAATACATTTGCAAAATCATGGATATACGTATTTTTCATGGGAGTTGGCATTGCTGCATCTGCCATTCTAATCAATACAAGAAATGAGAAACAAACAATTGCAAATTGCACAATAAAACGTTTCATTATTGCTTACCTGAATTACTAAAATCGATAGATGGCGCCTTTTCAGAACCTGCTGTTGCTTTAAAATATTCCTTCTGCTCAAAGCCAAACATGCCTGCCATTAAATTTCCTGGGAAACGTTTAACATTTTTATTAAAGGCCTGAACCTCATTATTGTAATCCTCACGAGCGACAGCTAACCGATTTTCAGTTCCAGCTAATTCATCCATCAATTGTCGAAAATTAGCGTCTGCCTTTAAATTTGGATAATTTTCTACCACGACAAGCAAACGACTAAGTGCGCCATTCAATGCATCATTCGCAACTGCCTGTTCCTCTGGAGTACGTGCATTTCCCATTTGTGAGCGTGCCTCAGAAATACTAGAAATGATATCTTGCTCATGTTTAGCGTACCCTTTTACGGATTCCACTAAATTCGGAATTAAATCATAGCGACGCTGAAGCTGATTTTCAACCTGAGCCCATTTTGAATCCACACTCTCTTCCGCTGTTACAAGGCTGTTGTATTTAGGAATAAATAATAAAGCTAGTAGAAATAAAATAATGATTATTATTCCTATAGGTCCAAAAACTTTTTTCAATTTATATTCCCTCCTTTACCTACTTGCTTTTCCTTACCTCTATTGTGTTGCAAAAAAACATCTCTATTCTATATATATGCCAATGGATTTATACCGTATGAAATATATCTAAATAGACATACTAAATACTGCAACAAAATAACATTTAGGAGGCGTTTTTTTTGTCACAATCATTTCACAATGAATCAGCTAACCAACCATCATTCAACCAACAACAAAGCCTAAATCATGGTGGACATGAAGTTATGGACATGCATGAAACACTTGGCGAAATTATTGCTGGTATGAATCAATCCATTATTTTACGTCCACAGGTAAAGGACCCTGAGTTACTTAGCATTTTGGATCGCCAATATAACTTCACTTTAGGCATGTATAACACTATTGTGGAATCCTTTAAAACTGGGCATGATCCATCTGTTCCAACTGGACGTTACCAAATGGAGACAGGCAATAACTTTACTTATGGATTAAATCCTGGGCAACCTAAAAAACCAATGCAAAATGCAAATGAAATAAATGATGAAACAATTTCCGGCTTCTTATTAGGTGCTCAAAAAGGTGCAGCAAAATGTATGACAGCGGCTGCTACTGAGACTACAAACCCTGTAGTTCGCCGTGTTGTTGCAGATAGTATTCCCAACTGCATTGAAATGGCATACGAATTATCTATTTACCAAAATAAACATGGCTACTATCAAGTACCTCAATATTCGCAGCAGGATATGCGCACAATACTTGATTCATTTGGTACTACTACAAATCCACTTCATTAACAACCAAAAAGCAGTCTCACATGTGATATAAATCACCTGAGACTGCTTTACTTATTTGTTATAAAACTTTTCCTAAAAATGCTTTTGTTCGTTCATTTTGAGGGTTTCCGAAGAGTTCCTCTGGTACTCCTTCTTCCACAATATAGCCGCCATCCATAAAGACCACACGATCGCCTACCTCACGTGCAAAGCCCATTTCATGTGTAACGACAATCATTGTCATTCCCTCAGCTGCTAAGTTCTTCATGACATCTAGCACCTCTTTTACCATTTCTGGATCAAGTGCGGATGTAGGTTCATCAAATAAAATCGCTTTTGGCTTCATTGCTAAAGCACGGGCTATAGCAACACGTTGCTGCTGACCGCCTGAAAGCTGTTCAGGATAGTTATATGCCTTACTATCTAAACCAACCTTCTTAAGAAGCTCATGTCCTAGCGCTTCAGCGTCGGCACGGCTCATTTTACGAATTTGCATAGGAGCCATTGTCACATTATCAATAACCGTCATATGCGGGAATAAATTGAACTGTTGAAACACCATGCCTACTTCTGCACGTATTGCATTTATATTCGTTTTAGGATCATTAATCTTCACGTTTTCAATATAAATGGCACCATCAGTCACTTCTTCAAGCATATTAATGCACCGTAAAAATGTACTTTTTCCTGAACCAGATGGTCCTATTACACAAACTACCTGTTTCTCTTGTATTTCATAATCAATACCTTTTAAAACTTCTAGCTTGCCAAAATATTTGTGTAAATTCTGAATTTTAATCATCGTGCTTCCCGCCCTTCTGCCTTACGAGGGACATAACTATTACTGAATCGCTTCTCGATAAATGTCACAATTTTTGTTACACCATACGTTAAAACTAAGTATAATAATGCTGCAACAATGTAAGGCTCCCAGAAACGGAAGCTAGCTCCTGCTACTACTTTACTTGCATATAAAATATCTGGAGCCGCAATAACAGTTACTAAAGAGGAATCCTTTAACAGCGCGATGAATTCATTCCCTAAAGGTGGGATCATTCGTCTAAATGCCTGTGGTAAAATGACTTTTCTCATCGCTTGGTTATGTGTTAAACCAAGTGATCGAGCTGCCTCCATTTGACCTTTCGCAATACTTTGAATACCCGCACGGAAGATTTCCGCATTATAGGCAGCACAGTTTAAAATAAGTGCCGTGATTCCTGACACCATATAACCTAAAGAGTGTCCAAAAATCGTTGGTATTACGGCTAAATGAATTAATAAAATTTGTACTAGCATTGGTGTTCCACGGAATAAATCAACATAAAGCTTACATGGCCAATAAATCCATTTTTTCGTCGATAATTTTCCGAGCCCTAAAAATAATCCTAAAAAAATACCACCAAAGTAACCACTGAGTGTCAAAATTAGTGTTACGCCAATACCACGTATAAACATATCTCGGTAGTTCCAGACTATGTCCCAGCGTAAGTCAAAGATGTCCATCCGAAAACCCCATTTCCCCTAAAAAGTTACGAAAAAATATGAAGCCGCTAGCATATAGGCTATGCTAGGGCATCATTATTCTTGTCTTACTTAAAGTCTGAGCCAGTAATCTCTTTTAATTTACCGTTTTCTTTAATCTTTTGTAGACCTTCATTTAATAGGTTTAAAAGCTCCTTATTTCCTTTTTGAACCATAAAGCCATAATATTCTTTTTCAAAAGTATCATCTTCTACTATTTTTAGTTTTTGATCTGGATGTGCTTGGATATACTTGTTAACTACTGCATTATCACCGATTGCAGCATCTACATTGCCATTCAGCATTTCCTGGATAGCCACTGGTTGATTTTCAAATGCCATAATTTTTTTACTAGCATCACCCTGTAGCTTTTTCGCAGCTGTATGTCCAGTAGAATTGATTTGTACTGAAACCTTTTTATCTTTTAATTCTGCAAATGATTGGATCTTTGAATCTTCTTTTACTACAATTAATAATTGAGATTCATGGTATGGATCGGTAAAGTCGAACGATTGTTTACGTTCCTCTGTTATTGTAATTCCAGATGCCCCAATATCGGTTTCACCATTTTGAATTGTTTGGAATACAGGCTCCCAGCCAATATTTTGCCATTCTACTTCAAAGTTCATTTCATCAGCAATAGCCTGCAAAATATCGACATCAATCCCTACAATATTCCCTTTATCGTCAATTGATTCAAACGGAGCGAAAGTAGCCTCTGTACCTACCTTATAAACTTTTTTATCGCTTCCGCCATCCTCTGCCGGTGCACCACCTGATGATTTATCTTCCTTCGCGCCACATCCTGCTAGAGCTAGCATTAGTGCTGCCACGAGCATAAGTAACATAGATAATCTTTTTTTCATAGCGTTTCCCCCTAAAATATGTTTTTCCGAAACACGACTTCATTTTTCACAATTCGGAAATGTTAGACTATTAGGTCAATTATAGTAACATTATTGCTAATAGACAATAACTTTTCGTATAAAAGTAATTATTTTTTCATAAAAATTTATTTTCATGCGCTATTTTAGCAAAAAACGGTATGAATAAACGAAAATGTCATCAAAAATGTATATTTATACATATACTAATCATGCCATTATTAGATAGTTTTAGTCAAAAAAAAAAAGAATCCCCTCAGATAGGATTCTTTTTTTTCGACTAGATGGCTAGTCCTCACGTACAGTATGTTCACTAAAAAATAATTTGGAGTTGTTGCTTTTTTTGAAGGTTTGAATGGAACAAATACGGGAATAATGCCAACTAGGGCAGTATTTCCACTATTTTCCCATCTTTCTCCACTAAGCAGGCTGCTAAACTACTTATTAGGAGAATCGAGCTATAAAAATTTTCAAATAATCAGTAAAATGGCGCCCTCGGAGGGCATAATAAAAGTGCATTATATCAATGTTTCATAGGGTTGTTGTGTAGTATTTGTGTTGTATATAAAAACCCTTGATTTTTTTGCACTTAATTTACCTCTATTACTCTACTAGGAATCACTCTCTTTATCAATAGATAAGTTGCATTTTTAATTTAACAGAAAATTTGTTACATATGAGTGTAGAAGAATATAATAAATAGAAGAAAGACATTTCAACCTTTTGTAATGGTCTGTTTATTTATTGTATATGATATTTTTTAAAAGCTTGTCTTTTACGTTCTTCAGATACAGGTGCATATCTTAATGTAGTTGCTGGATCTTCATGGCCTAAAAGATGTTGCAAATCTGCTAGTTCAATTCCAGAATCCATCGATAATGTTGCAAAAGTGTGTCGCATTACATGTGGTGTTAATGGCTTACTTACTTGTGTAACTTGTTCTATTTTATCTATTTGATATTGAATCCCTCTATTTGTTAACCTTCTATATGGACGCCTTTCTGTAGCGAATAAGGCTTCGCAATCATCATTTCGCGAGCATAAATATCGCTTTAGATGAAAGAGTGCTTTAAAGCTAAAGAACACTTTACGCTCCTTACTTCCTTTTCCATATACAATAGTACTCATATCTTGCCAATTAATATCATGAATGTTAAGGGCACTTAACTCACTTAAACGACATGCAGTACTATAAAACACTTCAATTAAAGCGCGTTGACATAAAGTTGAACAAGATTCTCTAACTATTTCAAGTTCTTCTATTGTTAAACCTTCTCTCAAACGTTTGGGAACTTTAGGCGATTTTATTTTGGAAGCAGGATTTTTTAGAATAATTTCCTCTCTAACTAACCAAGTATAAAATGCTTTAATTATAGTCAACTTAGTCGCTATGGTTCCACTTTTTAAATGACTGGATGCAGTTAAATATTGACGGACATCTATTGTATTTACTTTTAACAGCGGTTTCATGATGAATTTTAAAAATCGTTTTAATTCATATTGGTAGTTTATTATTGTAGTTTCTGCATAATTTTCTAATCTAATTGCACCAAGATACATCGTCAGATACTCTTCATTATTATCTGTTAGTAGTTCTTCGTTTAGAACTTCAATTGAATAACTAGATAAAAGATCATCTAAGTAAATTGCTAATTTTGTTTCGTCATACTCAACAGAAGCCATTTTAACTGTAGTAATAATTTCATTTATTAAATGTAATTTTGACATTCTAATTCTCCTATAAAAAAGACAATGTAGCTTCAGACAAAATATAGACCATATAAACAAATTGACCAGGTACTCATATTGAAGTGAGTCCTGGTCATTTGTTTATATGGCTTAAAAGTAATTCTTCAACTTGCGTTTTTAATGCTTGGTTGGCATAACGTAATACTTCATCCTCTCCAGGTGTGGTAACAGTGAGATCACTAAAATGCTCGCCGACTTTTTCCCACTTAACAAACTTTATTTTATCCTTTGCTAATAGTCTCTTGGTATTGTAATAATCATTTGTTATTGCTTTTAACAGACCATCAATTATTGGTGCATATACTTTCACCATTTTTAAATTTTCAATAACAGCAAAGTCACGTTGCAATGATTGAATAGCTAAATCATGTATCACAAATTTGTGTAACAAGCTACGTTGTTCTGCTTTTAACATATAATTTCACGTTCTTTATTGATGACTGGAACAACCGCCAAGACATTACTAATTATAAATGTACGCTTTGCTTTTCTGCTGAAACAGTATGCCTGAAACGAATCACCAACAATTTTAATAATCTTTATACGACGTTTTGATATTTTACCATCTTGAGCGATGTACATCATACTTACAATTTGATTATGTTGCATTGATTTAATCAGTTGTTCTTTCATGTCATTACACTCCCTTATAAGAACGTTTGTTTGTATTATTTTAGAACAAACATTTGTATTTTAGCAAGTGTAATTTCTGGAAATAAAAAAGGACCAGGCTCAAATTAATTGAGTACCTGGGCTTTAAAATTATTCGGCTACTATATTTGTTATCCGTGCCAACTTAGCTGTGCTAATTTTACTAGCTGCACCTTGTGCTGCATCCATACCTGTAAAAGTACCTGTTTTCACCCTCCATAGTTTGTTGTCAGGCTCGATATATGCTACCCAACCGAAACGATGTTTTAATACATCTAAGACGTTTTCAGCTGCTTGAATTGTACTGTATGTGCCTGTTAAAACACGATACTTCTTGTTATCTGAGTCTGGTTTTGGTTGTTGTACAGCACCAGCGTTTTTAACCAGTTGTAAGAAGGTAGCCCAAGCAACATTGCCAGCACGAATTTCACGAGGACAGTTTTTACCACTGTAATAATTGTGTTGCACCACATCATTAATAGTAAGTCCCTCGTCTTTTAAGATTTTAGCGACTAACGCAGCAGTATTTTCTAATGTCTTCCTATAGTTGCCATCACCATTCACACACATTTCTACATGTATGCCCTCTGCATTGCCTTTCGCTGTACCTGAGGCCCAACATTTCCATGTGTGTTCAAAAGATTGTACGGCTTCTTTATCATCTACTTGCCATTGCCACGAAGCAGAGCGACTGTTACCATTTGCTTGTAAGCGTGCATGTGCATCAGCATCAGCACCTGTCCGATAATTGTCAGTACCATGTACAACTACTTTTCTTTTAGTGTTTCCTTTACCGTTTGTAACTTTTGCCGCTTGAGCATCAGATACTAGCTTTTTACGAATTACTACCATTATTTATTCCCCTCCAAATCATCACGTGGTTTGTTATATCCAAGTGCTTGGACACTGTCTGCAGTACCAGTTGTTGTTGGATCAATAACCACCCCAATAAGCACTAAAAGAGCGAGCACAGTGTTAAATAACTCTGTTACTCGCTCATTATAAATTGTTGTGTCGTAGCCAATTAATGCCCCAATCTGTTGTACTAGTAAAAGCAATAATGCAAAGGCAGCCACCAAAAATGGCTTATGCTTTAGACGGACTTTCCAGTTAATTTTCATATACCTTTTCCCCCAATTCATCAATTCGTTTATGTGCTTGTTTGCTCGACTCTTCTACACGTGTAACACGTTCTGACAAGTCCATACGAGCTTTTTGCTCAACCTTCATATCCACTCGAATGTTTTCAACTCCATTGTTAATAGCATCTAATTTAGTACTGATAACAGCCGATTCTGCTGCACTTTGTTGGACATCTTTATCTCTATTTTTCAAGAATGCAAGATACGTAAAAAGCATTCCAAATAATGCACTTAGCACACCTACTATTGCTGTTAATTCCATATTCATGTCAACACTTCCTCTCAATAATAAAAACCCTTCACAATTGATTATTTGGAAGGTAAATTCCCAAACGCTTGGGGATTTAAAAAGCACCCTCAACTGAGAGTGCCTCATAGACTATTATGCATTTAGCTCTTTTTGCTTTTTAGCTTCTCTTTGATGTATTTTGTCCTCGATTTCCACCTTTAACTGATGATACATAATATGAAAAATAGTTAATGATGCTTTTAAAGTCGTTTTAATCAAAAATAAAATGTATATCTTCTCATTGTACCATTTAAAATTTAAGTAAACTCTAGCTTTAACTAAAACATCTCCTTTAACTAATATAAAACCACTATTAACATCTAGGTAAATTTTATGACTAGGGAAATCTCCACATTTTATAACAACTTTTTGCCTTCTCGGGTTTCCCTCTAAAAAATGTGCAGATAGATATGATTTTAATAAAGGTTCTTCAGGTTCTACATCATCAGCAAGATGAAACCAAACAAAACCTTGATTCCTATATTTCTTTGGCAAAAGGTGATTAACTTTTGGTCTAGCATGAGCAGGTATGGAAACCTCTGATTCGCCTTCATCAACCGTTAATACATTACTGTAATGTATTAAATTTCTATGTTGAAGTTCTTCCCACTCTTCATTATTAATGGGTCTGAAACCATATCTTTTTTTGTAAATCTTTCTAAAAACAGCATAAAATAGATTTAGAATAAATAATAAAAATATTGAAATGAATATTAGTATTACCAACACACCTGCAAGATCATATTCTCCTAATCTCACACTAATTATAATTGGGAACACTATTAAGAGAGCAATAAAAACAAGTATCGTAGTCATTATATTTCCTCTCTTTTTTCCCATTACACCATTTTCTTTATAAATATTTTTTTTAAAAATAATCAACGCCTCACTCTTCATATTTTTACATTAATACATAAATTATAAAATTTCCCATTTAAAAAAGCGAGCGTATGTTTCTATAATTTAATTGTTGTTTTGGAATTTCTTTGAATTGTTTTAGAATCTTAAAGTAATATAAAAGGCCCTCCACAGATGATGAAGTGGAAGGCAAATTCCCAAGCGCTTGGGATTATAAAAGGACCATCAGTTGAGAGTGCTATACTGAATTAAGAAACAAATTAATTATTAGTATTATGTTCTAATAGTTTTTGGTTTTCAACTGCCTTTAATGTCCCTTCTTTTTGATCCAAAACAAACAAATCCTTAAACTTAACCTCTGAAGATTTTTGTTGAACTGTCTTC
This window harbors:
- a CDS encoding amino acid ABC transporter permease encodes the protein MDIFDLRWDIVWNYRDMFIRGIGVTLILTLSGYFGGIFLGLFLGLGKLSTKKWIYWPCKLYVDLFRGTPMLVQILLIHLAVIPTIFGHSLGYMVSGITALILNCAAYNAEIFRAGIQSIAKGQMEAARSLGLTHNQAMRKVILPQAFRRMIPPLGNEFIALLKDSSLVTVIAAPDILYASKVVAGASFRFWEPYIVAALLYLVLTYGVTKIVTFIEKRFSNSYVPRKAEGREAR
- a CDS encoding integrase, which gives rise to MSKLHLINEIITTVKMASVEYDETKLAIYLDDLLSSYSIEVLNEELLTDNNEEYLTMYLGAIRLENYAETTIINYQYELKRFLKFIMKPLLKVNTIDVRQYLTASSHLKSGTIATKLTIIKAFYTWLVREEIILKNPASKIKSPKVPKRLREGLTIEELEIVRESCSTLCQRALIEVFYSTACRLSELSALNIHDINWQDMSTIVYGKGSKERKVFFSFKALFHLKRYLCSRNDDCEALFATERRPYRRLTNRGIQYQIDKIEQVTQVSKPLTPHVMRHTFATLSMDSGIELADLQHLLGHEDPATTLRYAPVSEERKRQAFKKYHIQ
- a CDS encoding transcriptional regulator gives rise to the protein MKEQLIKSMQHNQIVSMMYIAQDGKISKRRIKIIKIVGDSFQAYCFSRKAKRTFIISNVLAVVPVINKEREIIC
- a CDS encoding aconitate hydratase gives rise to the protein MLKAEQRSLLHKFVIHDLAIQSLQRDFAVIENLKMVKVYAPIIDGLLKAITNDYYNTKRLLAKDKIKFVKWEKVGEHFSDLTVTTPGEDEVLRYANQALKTQVEELLLSHINK
- a CDS encoding basic amino acid ABC transporter substrate-binding protein is translated as MKKRLSMLLMLVAALMLALAGCGAKEDKSSGGAPAEDGGSDKKVYKVGTEATFAPFESIDDKGNIVGIDVDILQAIADEMNFEVEWQNIGWEPVFQTIQNGETDIGASGITITEERKQSFDFTDPYHESQLLIVVKEDSKIQSFAELKDKKVSVQINSTGHTAAKKLQGDASKKIMAFENQPVAIQEMLNGNVDAAIGDNAVVNKYIQAHPDQKLKIVEDDTFEKEYYGFMVQKGNKELLNLLNEGLQKIKENGKLKEITGSDFK
- a CDS encoding TPM domain-containing protein; protein product: MKRFIVQFAIVCFSFLVLIRMADAAMPTPMKNTYIHDFANVLSSSVEEELNRFSEQLDKGTGAEIMVVTVESINGQDPKMYATKMIRSWGIGDAQKNNGVLLLATFGQGEGNNDAVIAVGQGLEGALPDGKLGRILDTAFYPNASAGDIDQAFKATYAEIYQTVAEEYNWEGETPTISTKDKEMPTWMIIALVVIVLILYSFLSNGGGRGPRSGGRGGYPGGFGSRGSGGSGFGGFGGGSSAGGGASRKF
- a CDS encoding peptide ABC transporter ATP-binding protein, whose protein sequence is MIKIQNLHKYFGKLEVLKGIDYEIQEKQVVCVIGPSGSGKSTFLRCINMLEEVTDGAIYIENVKINDPKTNINAIRAEVGMVFQQFNLFPHMTVIDNVTMAPMQIRKMSRADAEALGHELLKKVGLDSKAYNYPEQLSGGQQQRVAIARALAMKPKAILFDEPTSALDPEMVKEVLDVMKNLAAEGMTMIVVTHEMGFAREVGDRVVFMDGGYIVEEGVPEELFGNPQNERTKAFLGKVL
- a CDS encoding phage holin; its protein translation is MKINWKVRLKHKPFLVAAFALLLLLVQQIGALIGYDTTIYNERVTELFNTVLALLVLIGVVIDPTTTGTADSVQALGYNKPRDDLEGNK
- a CDS encoding spore coat protein — encoded protein: MSQSFHNESANQPSFNQQQSLNHGGHEVMDMHETLGEIIAGMNQSIILRPQVKDPELLSILDRQYNFTLGMYNTIVESFKTGHDPSVPTGRYQMETGNNFTYGLNPGQPKKPMQNANEINDETISGFLLGAQKGAAKCMTAAATETTNPVVRRVVADSIPNCIEMAYELSIYQNKHGYYQVPQYSQQDMRTILDSFGTTTNPLH
- a CDS encoding LemA family protein — its product is MKKVFGPIGIIIIILFLLALLFIPKYNSLVTAEESVDSKWAQVENQLQRRYDLIPNLVESVKGYAKHEQDIISSISEARSQMGNARTPEEQAVANDALNGALSRLLVVVENYPNLKADANFRQLMDELAGTENRLAVAREDYNNEVQAFNKNVKRFPGNLMAGMFGFEQKEYFKATAGSEKAPSIDFSNSGKQ